From the Armatimonadota bacterium genome, the window GCGCCGCTCGACCTCGGCCCGGGTGAGGCGGCGCAGCCGGTCCAGGCTGAACTCCTCCACGGTGAAACTGGCCACCGCGCTGCCGTGAATCACCGCCCGCTTGAGCACATCGGGGGTGATGTCGCCGTCGTG encodes:
- a CDS encoding sugar kinase, producing the protein HDGDITPDVLKRAVIHGSAVASFTVEEFSLDRLRRLTRAEVERRYWEFTRLTYFDDVVRD